In Aegilops tauschii subsp. strangulata cultivar AL8/78 chromosome 3, Aet v6.0, whole genome shotgun sequence, one genomic interval encodes:
- the LOC141042997 gene encoding uncharacterized protein encodes MTEHLRTHGYMPNFDMPPINLAEQDRGREEAMRQRIDGYEYNGVRDMLDDVVVAETANATPSENERGEPEATTKAFLEVLALWKKPLYADAKISQLDAISQLIAAKAEYGCSQKCFEAFLGVWANSLPEGHELPKSMYATKKIMKALSMDYEKIDVFPKNCLLFRHEYADDKYCRECGSSRYIEVVSEDGEKKQLAIPVKVLRYLHFIERLQRLFITEESAKMMKWHEEGIRYNPNKIVHPSEGEAWKSFDEEYPEEAPEAGNVRIAISGDGFNPYDVLAQLKALKPKVKAKAKAKGFEGYGETHNWTHITPFSQLPISRTSNFLTTSM; translated from the exons ATGACTGAGCACCTTCGCACGCACGGATATATGCCAAACTTTGACATGCCGCCGATAAACTTAGCCGAGCAGGACCGTGGTAGAGAGGAGGCGATGCGACAACGCATCGATGGTTATGAGTACAACGGGGTCAGGGACATGCTAGATGATGTCGTTGTTGCAGAAACGGCAAATGCGACACCTTCAGAGAATGAACGGGGGGAGCCAGAGGCAACCACAAAGGCCTTCTTGGAGGTCTTGGCCTTGTGGAAGAAACCTCTTTATGCGGATGCGAAAATatctcagctggatgccatctcgcaaTTGATTGCAGCCAAGGCTGAGTACGGCTGTAGCCagaaatgcttcgaagcattCCTAGGAGTATGGGCTAACAGCCTACCTGAGGGTCATGAACTTCCGAAAAGCATGTACGCtacaaagaaaatcatgaaggcACTCTCTATGGATTATGAGAAAATAGATGTTTTCCCGAAGAATTGCCTTTTGTTTAGGCATGAGTATGCGGATGACAAGTACTGTAGGGAGTGCGGTTCGTCTCGGTACATTGAGGTGGTCAGTGAGGATGGTGAGAAAAAGCAGCTAGCCATCCCCGTTAAGGTTCTTCGGTATCTCCATTTCATAGAAAGACTGCAACGCCTTTTCATCACGGAGGAGTCTGccaaaatgatgaagtggcatgaggaaggtataaggtacAATCCAAATAAAATCGTACATCCATCGGAAGGCGAAGCATGGAAGTCGTTCGATGAAGAATACCCCGAGGAAGCACCCGAGGCTGGGAATGTCAGAATAGCCATATCAGGTGATGGGTTCAATCCATATG ATGTTCTTGCTCAGCTAAAAGCTCTCAAGCCTAAAGTCAAAGCCAAAGCCAAAGCCAAAGGCTTCGAGGGATATGGTGAGACGCACAACTGGACTCACATTACCCCCTTCTCGCAGCTTCCTATTTCAAGGACTTCAAACTTCCTTACAACATCGATGTGA